A window of Bufo gargarizans isolate SCDJY-AF-19 chromosome 9, ASM1485885v1, whole genome shotgun sequence contains these coding sequences:
- the LOC122919843 gene encoding N-acetyllactosaminide beta-1,3-N-acetylglucosaminyltransferase 3-like codes for MIVDGWRDRLPSIEDEDPDNQQNLSLPSEDDTYYQSVTMRLSFIKLGSVVLLGAGFAVLLFIMHRGEDRYEPPTRNKTEHKPVLPSRLTVSPTEIENLVRLPQCQENKTVESIKDFSKLPAHIQDFMRYSHCRSFPKILDSPNKCGGAAASKDIFLLLAIKSSPSNYERRAIIRQTWGKETSYGGAHVRRIFISGTSKNEGEDEHLRQLLKIESTKYGDILQWDFHDTFFNLTLKQFLFHIWLDKYCPGANFIFNGDDDVFVNIFNVVTYLRSYEADRHLFVGQLVEHVGPIRDSGSKYYVPEQLTTSTYPSYCAGGGIVMSSYTAHAIHNQSQDIQFFPIDDVYLAMCLAKAGLVPTSHTGMRTGGVQEPHAKQDSYNPCYYKELLVVHRFIPYQMLVMWKAIQDPHLKCAKTFFM; via the coding sequence AGTGTCACCATGAGGCTATCGTTTATTAAGCTGGGGAGCGTTGTCCTTCTAGGTGCGGGTTTTGCCGTACTTCTATTTATCATGCATCGAGGTGAAGATAGATATGAACCACCCACTCGGAACAAAACGGAACATAAACCTGTCCTTCCATCCCGCCTCACTGTTTCTCCGACTGAGATAGAAAATCTTGTGAGGCTCCCACAATGCCAGGAGAACAAAACGGTGGAAAGTATCAAAGATTTTTCAAAACTACCAGCACATATTCAGGATTTCATGCGGTATAGCCATTGCAGGAGCTTTCCCAAGATCCTTGACTCGCCAAACAAGTGTGGAGGTGCAGCAGCGTCAAAAGACATCTTCCTTCTACTTGCCATAAAATCTTCTCCATCTAACTACGAAAGAAGAGCTATAATCCGTCAGACATGGGGGAAGGAAACCAGTTATGGAGGTGCTCATGTGAGAAGAATTTTTATCTCTGGAACTTCAAAAAATGAGGGTGAAGACGAACATTTAAGACAACTTCTGAAAATTGAGAGTACAAAATATGGTGATATCCTACAGTGGGACTTTCATGACACCTTTTTTAACCTGACACTGAAACAGTTCCTATTCCACATTTGGCTGGATAAATACTGTCCAGGAGCAAACTTTATTTTTAATGGAGATGATGATGTATTTGTCAACATCTTTAATGTCGTCACCTACCTACGTAGTTATGAAGCAGATAGGCACCTTTTTGTAGGTCAGCTGGTAGAGCATGTTGGACCTATTCGTGATTCTGGAAGCAAATATTATGTACCAGAACAACTTACTACTTCTACCTACCCAAGTTACTGTGCAGGTGGAGGAATTGTCATGTCCAGTTATACTGCCCATGCCATCCACAATCAATCTCAGGACATCCAGTTCTTCCCTATTGATGATGTTTATCTAGCCATGTGTCTTGCAAAGGCTGGCCTTGTCCCAACCTCACACACGGGCATGAGGACAGGGGGAGTGCAAGAACCTCACGCCAAACAGGATTCATACAATCCTTGTTATTATAAAGAACTTTTAGTGGTTCATCGTTTTATACCATATCAGATGTTAGTCATGTGGAAGGCAATTCAAGATCCTCATCTTAAATGCGCCAAGACATTTTTCatgtag